The Myxocyprinus asiaticus isolate MX2 ecotype Aquarium Trade chromosome 26, UBuf_Myxa_2, whole genome shotgun sequence genome has a window encoding:
- the tspan4a gene encoding tetraspanin-4a isoform X4, with product MAEGCLRALRYGMVFFNLLFWLGGCGILGVGVWLSITQGNFATLSSSLPSLSAANLLIAIGSIIMVIGCLGCVGAVKENRPLLLSFFILLLLILLLEIIFIILFLTYQDQIDLYAQSDLKKGLQLFGTEGNIGLTNAWSIVQTDFRCCGVTNHTDWFQVYNATRVPDSCCLEYSDNCGLENPGTWWTAPCYERVKGWLQENLIALWIFALCTALTQILGLVFSMTIFCHAVKVDTFYA from the exons CTGGGCGGTTGTGGTATTCTCGGAGTGGGAGTTTGGCTCTCCATCACACAGGGAAACTTCGCCACGCTGTCATCCTCTCTGCCGTCACTGTCTGCCGCCAATCTGCTCATCGCCATTGGCAGCATCATCATGGTGATTGGCTGTCTGGGTTGTGTGGGTGCGGTCAAAGAGAACCGGCCGTTACTCCTGAGT TTCTTCATCCTGTTGCTGCTCATTTTATTACTGGAGATTATTTTCATCATTCTCTTCCTCACTTATCAAGATCAG ATCGATCTGTACGCTCAGAGTGACCTAAAGAAAGGTCTGCAGCTCTTCGGCACTGAAGGCAACATCGGTCTCACTAACGCCTGGAGTATCGTACAAACTGAT TTTCGCTGCTGTGGCGTGACCAATCACACCGACTGGTTTCAGGTGTATAATGCCACGCGTGTGCCagactcatgttgtctggagtacAGTGATAACTGCGGTCTGGAGAATCCTGGCACCTGGTGGACAGCT CCGTGTTATGAGCGTGTCAAGGGCTGGCTGCAGGAGAATCTCATCGCTCTGTGGATTTTTGCACTGTGCACAGCGTTAACACAg ATCCTGGGACTTGTGTTCTCCATGACGATATTTTGTCACGCAGTGAAAGTGGACACGTTCTATGCATAG